A single region of the Hyphomicrobiales bacterium genome encodes:
- a CDS encoding hypothetical protein (Evidence 5 : Unknown function) encodes MPRKRADATAGVPIMTLYENGRDEPGHETVSRLDIRLKD; translated from the coding sequence ATGCCACGCAAGAGGGCCGATGCAACGGCCGGTGTCCCCATCATGACGCTCTATGAAAATGGCCGGGACGAGCCCGGCCATGAGACAGTGTCGAGATTGGACATACGGCTTAAGGATTAG
- a CDS encoding putative ABC transporter permease protein HI_0355 (Evidence 3 : Putative function from multiple computational evidences), with the protein MRVTLAALRIAATLVIAWQAIIWMARPPAYILPPPLEVAAVFLRQPSFLLTNSLITLSEILAGFALGASLGIGTAIAIAALPRLGRLVWPLVLVLQAFPVFVLAPVLVLWFGFGLASKVVMTTIIIFFPVVSAFADGLRRTDPDLLDATALTTATHWQTLAHVRLPLALPALASGLKVAAPLAPLGAVVGEWVGASAGLGFVMVQANARMQTETMFAAMLILAAMTLALRAIVDRLTPYLTPWAQNT; encoded by the coding sequence ATGCGCGTCACCCTGGCCGCTCTTCGCATCGCAGCAACACTTGTCATTGCCTGGCAGGCGATAATCTGGATGGCCCGGCCGCCGGCCTATATCCTGCCGCCGCCGCTGGAGGTCGCCGCCGTTTTCCTGCGCCAGCCGTCCTTCCTCCTGACGAACAGCCTCATCACGCTTTCGGAGATTCTCGCCGGCTTCGCGCTTGGCGCCTCTCTCGGCATCGGCACAGCTATCGCCATAGCCGCCCTGCCCCGTCTCGGCAGGCTCGTATGGCCGCTGGTTCTGGTGCTGCAGGCCTTCCCCGTCTTCGTGCTCGCTCCGGTTCTGGTGCTGTGGTTCGGCTTCGGCCTCGCCTCCAAGGTGGTGATGACGACGATCATCATCTTCTTTCCCGTCGTCTCGGCCTTTGCCGATGGCCTCCGGCGCACGGATCCCGACCTTCTCGACGCGACAGCCCTGACCACGGCCACCCACTGGCAGACGCTCGCTCATGTGCGCCTGCCGCTCGCCCTGCCGGCCCTTGCTTCGGGCCTCAAGGTCGCTGCGCCGCTCGCTCCGCTCGGCGCGGTCGTCGGCGAATGGGTCGGTGCCTCGGCCGGCCTGGGCTTCGTCATGGTGCAGGCCAATGCCCGCATGCAGACCGAGACGATGTTTGCCGCAATGCTGATCTTGGCGGCAATGACGCTTGCACTACGGGCCATCGTCGACCGCCTCACCCCCTATCTCACGCCCTGGGCCCAGAACACCTGA
- a CDS encoding putative thiamine biosynthesis protein HI_0357 (Evidence 3 : Putative function from multiple computational evidences), which yields MIRTALLATVLGLATAAGAFAQTTPQAAPPEKVKVEKVKVLLEWFVNPDHAPMVVAKELGLFAKAGLDVELLPPSDPSIVPRAVASGQADIGVHYQPSLYLDHAAGIPLVRFGTLVETPLNTVTVLADGPIKSLTDLKGKKVGFSVSGFEDALLQRMLAAAGVDKADVELVNVNFALSPSLISGQVDATIGGFRNFELTQMRLKGHEGRAFLPEDSGVPAYDELIFVTRPDLLKDDRLTRFLDAVEQGAIYLTNHPEEGWKLFIKAYPDLDDALNRQAWIDTLPRFAKRPSALDRRRYERFGQFMLDAGLIKAAPPVDDIAVALQ from the coding sequence ATGATCCGCACCGCTCTTCTTGCAACAGTCCTCGGCCTTGCAACGGCCGCGGGTGCCTTCGCGCAAACGACGCCTCAGGCCGCGCCGCCTGAGAAGGTCAAGGTCGAGAAGGTCAAGGTCTTGCTCGAATGGTTCGTCAATCCGGACCATGCCCCCATGGTGGTGGCCAAGGAGCTTGGTCTTTTCGCCAAGGCCGGTCTCGACGTCGAGCTGCTGCCGCCGTCGGATCCGTCGATCGTGCCGCGCGCCGTTGCATCCGGCCAGGCCGATATCGGCGTTCACTATCAGCCGAGCCTCTATCTCGACCACGCCGCGGGCATCCCGCTCGTTCGCTTCGGCACGCTTGTGGAAACGCCGCTCAACACCGTGACAGTGCTCGCGGATGGCCCCATCAAGTCTCTGACGGACCTCAAGGGCAAGAAGGTCGGCTTCTCCGTGTCCGGCTTCGAGGATGCCCTTCTCCAGCGCATGCTGGCGGCCGCCGGCGTCGATAAGGCCGATGTCGAACTCGTGAATGTCAATTTCGCGCTGTCCCCTTCGCTGATCAGCGGCCAGGTCGACGCCACCATCGGCGGCTTTCGCAATTTCGAGCTGACGCAGATGCGCCTCAAGGGGCATGAAGGGCGCGCCTTCCTGCCGGAGGATAGCGGCGTGCCGGCTTACGACGAATTGATCTTCGTGACGCGCCCCGATCTCCTCAAGGACGACCGCCTGACGCGCTTCCTCGATGCGGTGGAACAGGGGGCGATCTATCTCACCAACCATCCGGAGGAAGGGTGGAAGCTGTTCATCAAGGCCTATCCGGATCTCGACGACGCGCTGAACCGGCAAGCCTGGATCGATACTTTGCCCCGTTTCGCCAAGCGGCCGTCAGCGCTCGACCGGCGCCGCTATGAGCGCTTCGGCCAGTTCATGCTCGACGCCGGGCTGATCAAGGCCGCGCCCCCCGTCGATGACATCGCCGTCGCCTTGCAGTGA
- a CDS encoding Gamma-glutamyltranspeptidase produces the protein MSQFSPWRQSFFRTCSAALLGISLAVAGASSRLEAQNLAPAPEGATQRTGRVLGEARQFMVAAANPLAAEAGREILRAGGSAVDAAIAVQLVLNLAEPQSSGLGGGAFMLHWDAARRALMALDGRETAPASVTPELFLTAEGKPMPFMEAVVGGRSVGVPGTPRLLEAAHKRWGRLPWARLFEPAIRLADDGFAISPRLNGLLGQEQALRADARARAYFYGEDGNPKAVGALLKSPAMAETLRALARDGMDAFYTGPIAEDIVATVGGHAKNPGGMTLADLKAYAIAERPAICHPYRVYTVCGMGPPSSGGIAIAQMLATLEKQNLARIGQGAEAVHWISEAGRLAYADRAQYLGDPDFLTVPVRGLLDADYLRDRGTLMRPDRSMGRATAGEPPFARRSQLFAPSEGIENGTSHISVVDADGNAVSMTTTIESGFGARIMTASGFLLNNELTDFNFAPSEGGKPVANRVEPGKRPRSSMAPTIVFDAFDRLFVITGSPGGSQIINFVAKTLVAILDWKLDPQVAVDWPNVGSRNGPTELEAGTEAEAWKAPLEALGHQVAVMPMTSGTQAIVLTPAGFLGGADSRREGVAIGD, from the coding sequence ATGAGCCAGTTTTCACCTTGGCGTCAGTCCTTCTTCAGGACATGCAGTGCGGCCTTGCTCGGAATTTCGCTCGCCGTGGCTGGCGCGTCATCACGCCTTGAGGCGCAAAATCTCGCGCCCGCGCCGGAGGGGGCGACCCAGCGCACGGGTCGTGTTCTTGGCGAAGCGCGTCAGTTCATGGTCGCCGCGGCCAATCCGCTGGCTGCGGAGGCCGGGCGTGAAATCCTGCGGGCAGGTGGCAGCGCGGTTGATGCCGCGATTGCTGTGCAACTCGTTCTCAATCTGGCGGAGCCGCAGAGTTCTGGCCTCGGCGGCGGCGCCTTCATGCTGCACTGGGATGCGGCAAGACGTGCGCTCATGGCTCTCGACGGCCGTGAGACGGCGCCAGCCTCGGTGACGCCGGAGCTCTTCCTCACGGCGGAAGGCAAGCCGATGCCCTTCATGGAGGCCGTTGTCGGTGGGCGCTCCGTGGGTGTACCCGGCACGCCGCGCCTGCTCGAGGCCGCCCACAAGCGCTGGGGTCGGTTGCCCTGGGCGCGCCTGTTCGAGCCCGCGATCAGACTGGCGGACGATGGCTTCGCGATTTCGCCGCGACTCAACGGGCTGCTGGGCCAGGAGCAGGCATTACGCGCCGATGCGCGGGCGCGTGCCTATTTCTACGGCGAGGATGGCAACCCGAAAGCGGTGGGCGCTCTCTTGAAGAGCCCTGCCATGGCCGAAACCCTGCGCGCGCTGGCACGGGATGGCATGGATGCATTCTATACCGGACCCATCGCGGAGGATATCGTCGCGACCGTTGGCGGCCACGCGAAAAATCCCGGCGGTATGACCTTGGCCGATCTCAAGGCCTATGCGATCGCGGAGCGGCCGGCGATCTGTCATCCCTATCGCGTCTATACGGTGTGCGGCATGGGGCCGCCCAGTTCCGGCGGCATCGCCATCGCCCAGATGCTGGCGACGCTTGAGAAGCAGAATCTCGCGCGGATAGGGCAGGGCGCCGAAGCCGTGCACTGGATCTCCGAGGCCGGCCGCCTCGCCTATGCCGATCGGGCACAGTATCTCGGCGATCCGGATTTTCTGACGGTGCCGGTACGCGGGCTGCTCGATGCGGACTATCTGCGGGATCGCGGCACATTGATGCGTCCGGATCGGTCCATGGGCCGGGCCACAGCCGGCGAGCCGCCCTTCGCCCGAAGGTCGCAGCTGTTCGCGCCGTCCGAGGGCATCGAAAACGGCACCAGCCATATTTCCGTCGTTGATGCCGACGGCAATGCGGTCTCGATGACGACCACCATCGAGAGCGGCTTCGGCGCGCGTATCATGACGGCGAGCGGATTCCTCCTGAACAACGAACTCACCGATTTCAACTTTGCACCGAGCGAGGGTGGCAAGCCGGTCGCCAACAGGGTCGAACCCGGCAAGCGGCCGCGTAGCTCGATGGCGCCGACAATTGTCTTCGACGCGTTCGACAGGCTCTTTGTGATCACCGGGTCACCCGGCGGGAGCCAGATCATCAATTTCGTTGCGAAAACGCTCGTCGCCATTCTCGACTGGAAGCTCGACCCGCAGGTCGCGGTGGATTGGCCCAATGTCGGTAGCCGCAATGGGCCGACGGAGCTGGAGGCGGGGACGGAAGCCGAGGCCTGGAAGGCGCCGCTGGAGGCGCTCGGCCATCAGGTCGCCGTCATGCCGATGACGTCGGGTACGCAGGCGATCGTCCTGACACCGGCCGGCTTTCTCGGCGGGGCCGATAGCCGGCGGGAAGGCGTGGCTATCGGCGACTGA
- a CDS encoding Membrane-bound lytic murein transglycosylase B precursor, with protein sequence MRHMVLIATAWMMGTGAAAANFTQCISQLRADAARSGISQNVIAQALAINQPDDKVLRLSKVQPEFKTPIWDYMGFLVDEERVRDGQAMMRKYDRVLRAAEQRFGVDRHVIAAVWGVETNFGAEAGDNFLPHALATLVCEGGRREAFWRGELMAALKLVDQGDLTLDELYGSWAGAFGQTQFIPTTYQRLAVDFDGDGRRDLVKSVPDALGSTANYLKRAGWRTGQPWMVEVAVPSGYKGPTGRNNRASLATWAGRGVTRADGRPLSGGGEAGLLLPAGPNGPGFLVYPNFNAIYAYNQAESYALAISHLADRMAGLPALRTPWPTDDPGLSRAQRLQLQKLLAARGYDVGVPDGKIGAQSRAAIAAAEQAMGMPATGRAGSKIYRALGGR encoded by the coding sequence ATGCGGCACATGGTCCTGATCGCGACGGCCTGGATGATGGGTACGGGCGCTGCGGCGGCGAATTTCACGCAATGCATCAGCCAGCTCAGGGCGGATGCGGCGCGCTCTGGCATCAGCCAGAATGTCATTGCCCAGGCGTTGGCCATCAATCAGCCCGACGACAAGGTGTTGCGGCTGTCCAAGGTACAGCCGGAATTCAAGACGCCGATCTGGGACTACATGGGCTTCCTCGTCGATGAGGAGCGTGTGCGGGATGGCCAGGCGATGATGCGCAAATATGATCGCGTCCTGCGTGCCGCCGAGCAGCGCTTCGGGGTCGATCGCCATGTCATCGCCGCGGTGTGGGGTGTCGAGACGAATTTCGGGGCCGAGGCGGGCGACAATTTTCTCCCGCATGCCCTGGCCACGCTCGTGTGCGAAGGGGGGCGGCGCGAGGCCTTCTGGCGCGGCGAACTGATGGCGGCGCTCAAGCTCGTGGACCAGGGGGATCTCACGCTCGACGAGCTTTATGGGTCATGGGCGGGCGCCTTCGGCCAGACCCAATTCATTCCGACCACCTACCAGCGGCTGGCGGTGGATTTCGACGGGGACGGCCGGCGCGATCTCGTCAAGTCGGTTCCCGACGCTCTGGGTTCGACGGCTAATTATCTGAAGCGGGCGGGCTGGCGCACGGGCCAGCCGTGGATGGTCGAGGTCGCTGTGCCATCCGGCTACAAGGGTCCCACGGGCCGCAACAATCGTGCTTCGCTCGCCACCTGGGCGGGCCGCGGCGTGACGCGTGCCGATGGCCGCCCCCTCTCGGGCGGCGGCGAGGCGGGGCTTCTGCTGCCGGCAGGGCCCAATGGGCCGGGCTTCCTCGTCTATCCCAATTTTAACGCCATCTACGCCTATAATCAGGCGGAATCCTACGCGCTGGCGATCTCGCATCTCGCGGACCGGATGGCCGGCCTTCCCGCGTTGCGGACGCCCTGGCCCACCGATGACCCGGGCTTGTCACGCGCCCAGCGTCTCCAGTTGCAGAAACTCCTGGCGGCGCGCGGTTATGATGTCGGCGTGCCGGACGGCAAGATCGGCGCCCAGTCCCGCGCCGCGATCGCCGCGGCGGAGCAGGCCATGGGCATGCCGGCGACAGGACGCGCCGGCAGCAAGATCTATCGTGCTCTCGGCGGCAGGTAA
- a CDS encoding Diguanylate cyclase (GGDEF)-like protein, which translates to MMLDVRTLFIVVVFITIVAGAWLSLSALQHHNRRPLALWGSCYFLVGFGIAILATHEFLPDRLRIVVGNSLILLGYGAAWQGARAFDGRPLQWAGLSVGTVIWLGACLIPAFAEILPVRVMLFSGIVAAYSFATAWELWRGRGELASRMPGVVLLSVHGAIFIIRAIDAPNLPLPDSGFLTAWNWNMVLAFETLIFMLGMAFIATAIMKEQLSFEHRREALVDPLTEALNRRGFELRGLQVLRRHAATHEPIAAIAFDLDHFKAVNDTFGHAMGDAILVQFSQIASRYLRSSDMLFRMGGEEFTALLPGASADDARLVADRIRNSFVEAVRQSCGGRGVTVSAGIASSGTHGYDAQELLSAADRALYRSKNEGRNRVTQDGDPMPPASPSGSNIAIFPGRGRNGSSSRTAQGGSSEA; encoded by the coding sequence ATGATGCTCGACGTACGTACCCTCTTCATCGTGGTGGTCTTCATCACGATCGTTGCTGGCGCGTGGCTCAGCCTCTCTGCGCTACAGCATCACAACCGACGCCCGCTGGCCCTGTGGGGAAGCTGCTATTTTCTGGTCGGCTTCGGGATCGCTATTCTCGCGACTCACGAGTTCCTGCCCGATCGCCTACGAATCGTCGTAGGGAACAGCCTCATTCTTCTGGGCTATGGCGCGGCCTGGCAGGGCGCGCGTGCCTTCGATGGACGTCCCCTGCAATGGGCGGGCTTGTCCGTTGGAACCGTCATCTGGCTTGGCGCCTGTCTGATACCGGCATTCGCCGAGATCCTGCCAGTCAGGGTCATGCTCTTCTCCGGCATCGTCGCGGCATATTCCTTCGCGACCGCCTGGGAGCTGTGGCGGGGGCGCGGTGAACTGGCTTCCCGCATGCCCGGCGTCGTGCTGCTCAGCGTTCATGGCGCGATTTTCATCATCCGTGCCATTGATGCGCCGAACCTGCCCCTTCCCGACAGCGGTTTTCTGACGGCCTGGAACTGGAATATGGTTCTCGCCTTCGAGACCCTCATCTTCATGCTCGGCATGGCTTTCATTGCCACCGCCATCATGAAGGAGCAGCTCAGCTTCGAGCATCGGCGCGAGGCGCTGGTCGATCCTTTGACGGAAGCCCTCAACCGCCGTGGCTTCGAATTGCGCGGCTTGCAGGTTCTGCGTCGGCATGCCGCGACCCATGAGCCGATCGCGGCCATCGCGTTCGACCTCGATCATTTCAAGGCGGTCAACGACACGTTCGGCCATGCGATGGGTGATGCGATCCTCGTGCAGTTCAGCCAGATCGCGAGCCGCTATCTCAGGTCGAGCGATATGCTGTTTCGCATGGGCGGCGAGGAATTCACCGCGTTGCTCCCTGGCGCGAGCGCCGATGACGCGCGTCTCGTCGCGGACAGGATCAGGAATTCCTTCGTCGAAGCCGTCAGGCAATCCTGTGGTGGTCGCGGCGTCACGGTCAGTGCGGGCATCGCTTCATCCGGAACCCACGGCTATGACGCGCAAGAGCTTCTCTCCGCCGCCGACAGGGCGCTCTATCGCTCCAAGAACGAAGGACGCAACCGGGTGACGCAGGACGGAGACCCCATGCCGCCCGCGTCCCCGAGTGGAAGCAATATCGCCATTTTCCCGGGTCGCGGACGTAACGGCTCCTCGTCCCGCACAGCCCAGGGCGGCTCCTCCGAAGCCTGA
- a CDS encoding hypothetical protein (Evidence 5 : Unknown function), whose product MPYGTEIAVSWTLEPDPGDAGVGTEHGAFPTPRFLLGIALILAIFAGVDAMYLARPHPAAIARPRRDAS is encoded by the coding sequence GTGCCGTACGGCACTGAGATAGCGGTGAGCTGGACCCTTGAACCTGATCCGGGTGATGCCGGCGTAGGAACGGAACATGGGGCTTTCCCGACACCCCGCTTTCTTCTTGGCATCGCCCTGATCCTGGCCATTTTCGCTGGGGTTGACGCCATGTACCTTGCAAGACCGCATCCAGCCGCCATTGCTCGCCCACGCCGCGACGCGTCCTGA
- a CDS encoding conserved hypothetical protein (Evidence 4 : Unknown function but conserved in other organisms), translating to MNEDIVGLYRNLLLRTPGADEVAYWESVLASGHSLADLEQAFRASAEYIDLHEVTLPVIALYQGALGRAPDAAGLAFWTEQFRSGAASFSDLLGFFAHSDEFQELHPDIGDDVSPRDLVGLFYQNILGREPDEAGFDFWVALIGSGQITGNQLSSAFLESAEFQELAGDNLQAFLEDLADGVIDDDHGSLIGGHEPEPEPEPEPEPEPEPEPEPEPEPEPEPEPEPEPEPTYAVTASSANANEGGSVSFTLVTTHVAAGTVVAINWGGTVDPDDIDGTLPTSFTVGENGFSVLTVHFRADALTEGPETLSLRVPGAAPVTVTVADTSLTPVAVFNSATGRLEIAAVDATVALSADGLSAIVTAAGRAPLEVPLAGVLSMGITHGAKVTVAGSDTIFTGARQIDVDADARLIVDVAYPALSESHQSHQALNLSGVRVSGDNSPSAVWGVVSTASGDIRDKFILFWVNGDAQYYAGAPGGDYYNVGVNIANIQLSNLYVAYLDDGGAALTDIVQTKVGGTPDFSARQQSLHDNLLANVTDAAIEDRFAGQPDPRSEAAKAFGDRPYEDGNPPQAFSQADAWDALHGIARPDLEKTWVDLHDGFDPVPAGTVGVYDGSNSDDWVVDRRSPASVTTVEAGGEQGKAIAFTVDPSGPSGAADHARYQGLKIKDNGTDFLDLAHGSHVEFKFYIDPTWSTDEGAKQLSGAWIQMQDAGRTLDGGGRFSIVEYLDADASAALSLGGGSSGGFRFWNSDEGWNDYVTFEGNGWVTLAFDFTGGAHVWTLNGEEVYRQDAGDFEGDPNAVKQTQIIESVIFNSQNFGASQSYRYDDITLTGVSINPDVYV from the coding sequence ATGAACGAGGATATTGTTGGTCTCTATAGGAACCTGCTGCTGCGCACGCCGGGTGCGGATGAGGTCGCCTATTGGGAGAGTGTTCTTGCCAGTGGCCATTCCTTGGCGGACCTTGAGCAGGCCTTCCGTGCGTCGGCCGAATACATAGACCTCCATGAGGTGACCCTGCCGGTTATTGCTCTCTATCAGGGAGCGCTCGGGCGTGCGCCGGATGCGGCAGGCTTGGCGTTTTGGACCGAGCAATTTCGCAGCGGCGCGGCGTCATTTTCTGATCTTCTTGGCTTTTTCGCGCATTCCGATGAGTTCCAGGAGCTCCATCCGGACATCGGTGACGACGTCAGCCCGCGCGATCTGGTTGGTCTCTTCTATCAGAACATTCTTGGGCGAGAGCCTGATGAGGCGGGCTTTGACTTCTGGGTCGCGCTCATTGGAAGTGGGCAGATTACGGGCAATCAGCTGTCTTCCGCCTTCCTCGAGAGCGCCGAGTTTCAGGAACTCGCCGGAGACAATCTCCAGGCGTTCCTCGAGGATCTTGCGGACGGTGTGATTGACGATGATCATGGCTCCCTGATCGGAGGTCATGAACCGGAGCCAGAGCCCGAACCGGAGCCAGAACCTGAACCGGAACCTGAACCGGAGCCGGAACCTGAACCGGAGCCGGAACCTGAACCCGAGCCGGAACCCGAGCCGACTTATGCGGTGACAGCCTCCTCCGCGAACGCGAACGAGGGAGGGAGCGTCAGCTTCACCCTCGTAACAACGCATGTCGCTGCGGGTACCGTCGTCGCCATCAACTGGGGCGGAACGGTCGATCCTGACGACATCGACGGCACGCTTCCGACGAGCTTCACCGTCGGCGAAAACGGGTTCTCTGTTCTCACTGTCCATTTCCGCGCTGACGCCTTGACCGAAGGACCGGAGACGCTGTCGCTTCGCGTGCCTGGGGCCGCTCCGGTCACGGTGACGGTCGCGGACACGAGCCTGACCCCTGTCGCTGTCTTCAATTCCGCGACGGGCAGGCTGGAGATCGCGGCCGTCGACGCGACTGTAGCCCTGAGCGCCGACGGCTTGTCAGCCATCGTGACCGCTGCCGGTCGGGCGCCGCTGGAGGTGCCGCTTGCCGGTGTCCTGAGCATGGGGATTACGCACGGGGCCAAGGTTACGGTCGCCGGCAGCGACACCATCTTCACCGGCGCACGGCAGATCGATGTCGACGCGGATGCGCGGTTGATCGTCGATGTTGCCTATCCCGCGCTATCGGAGAGCCATCAGTCGCATCAGGCCCTGAACCTCTCGGGCGTGCGTGTCAGCGGCGACAATAGTCCTTCGGCCGTCTGGGGCGTCGTCAGCACCGCGAGCGGCGATATCCGCGACAAGTTCATCCTGTTCTGGGTGAATGGAGACGCGCAATACTACGCGGGAGCGCCTGGCGGGGATTATTACAATGTCGGCGTCAATATCGCGAATATTCAGCTGTCCAATCTTTATGTCGCGTATCTGGACGATGGCGGGGCGGCACTTACCGATATCGTGCAGACGAAGGTCGGGGGTACGCCTGATTTCAGCGCGCGCCAGCAGTCCCTGCATGACAATCTCCTCGCCAATGTGACGGATGCGGCGATTGAGGATCGTTTCGCCGGGCAGCCTGATCCGCGTTCGGAGGCGGCAAAGGCCTTCGGTGACCGGCCTTATGAAGATGGCAACCCGCCGCAAGCCTTCTCCCAGGCGGATGCGTGGGATGCCCTGCATGGTATCGCCCGGCCCGATCTGGAGAAGACGTGGGTCGATCTCCATGATGGGTTTGATCCCGTTCCAGCCGGGACAGTCGGCGTTTACGACGGATCCAATAGTGACGATTGGGTGGTCGATCGCAGGTCGCCGGCCAGCGTGACGACCGTTGAGGCGGGCGGTGAGCAGGGCAAGGCGATTGCCTTCACGGTCGATCCCAGCGGGCCGTCTGGGGCGGCCGATCACGCGCGCTATCAAGGCCTCAAGATCAAGGATAACGGCACTGATTTCCTTGATCTGGCCCATGGGAGCCATGTAGAGTTCAAATTCTACATCGACCCCACATGGTCAACCGATGAAGGGGCCAAGCAGCTGAGTGGTGCCTGGATCCAGATGCAGGATGCTGGCCGGACACTGGATGGTGGCGGGCGGTTTTCCATCGTCGAGTATCTGGATGCCGATGCGTCGGCCGCCTTGAGCCTTGGAGGCGGATCGTCAGGCGGTTTCCGCTTCTGGAACTCAGACGAGGGGTGGAACGACTATGTCACTTTCGAAGGGAACGGCTGGGTAACGCTCGCCTTCGACTTCACCGGCGGTGCCCATGTCTGGACGCTGAATGGTGAGGAGGTCTATCGACAGGATGCCGGCGATTTCGAGGGCGACCCCAACGCGGTCAAACAGACGCAGATCATCGAGAGCGTGATCTTCAACAGCCAGAATTTCGGTGCATCCCAAAGCTATCGCTATGACGATATCACCCTGACAGGCGTGTCGATTAATCCCGACGTTTATGTGTGA